A single window of Echinimonas agarilytica DNA harbors:
- a CDS encoding FAD-dependent oxidoreductase, which produces MNSVDIIVVGGGMVGLSAALSAANNGYQVAVADAAPAPQKASDAISNRVSAINLNSQHWLTQLGAWQGIEAQRATPFQWMHVWQSDQPGEVTLKGSDLAGQTGASELGHIVENNVVASALHQQAQAHANIQLFQHVQCQQLNLGEREAWLTLEDGTMLGAQLVVAADGANSWCRQQASLPITFRDYGHHAIVATVKTQRPHEHCARQAFTEHGPLAFLPLHQPDLCSIVWSVPPEVATEISALDNPAFAKKLTAAFDATLGVCELVSQPTVIPLTMRYARQWLKPRLVLMGDAAHTIHPLAGQGVNLGFGDAQAWAEQLQALANRSNQDEVLDLGDVNHWRGYERARKAAAMEMIAGMDAIKFTFSAHPAPLKTLIGLGMNLVDKAPVIKTQLIKKAMGLV; this is translated from the coding sequence GTGAACAGCGTTGATATTATTGTTGTAGGCGGTGGTATGGTGGGGCTCAGTGCTGCACTTAGCGCTGCCAATAATGGCTACCAAGTGGCCGTGGCTGATGCCGCGCCTGCACCGCAAAAAGCCAGCGATGCGATTTCTAACCGCGTGTCTGCCATTAATCTTAATAGTCAGCATTGGTTAACGCAGCTCGGCGCTTGGCAAGGCATTGAAGCCCAGCGCGCCACGCCTTTTCAGTGGATGCATGTTTGGCAGTCCGACCAACCCGGCGAAGTCACGCTCAAAGGCTCAGACTTAGCAGGCCAAACCGGGGCCAGTGAATTGGGCCATATTGTTGAAAACAATGTGGTGGCGTCGGCGTTACATCAACAAGCGCAGGCTCACGCTAATATTCAACTATTCCAACACGTACAGTGCCAACAGCTGAACTTAGGTGAACGCGAAGCGTGGTTAACGCTCGAAGACGGCACCATGCTCGGCGCTCAATTAGTGGTTGCCGCCGATGGCGCAAATTCTTGGTGCCGCCAGCAAGCCAGCTTACCCATTACATTTCGTGATTATGGTCATCATGCCATTGTTGCCACCGTCAAAACTCAGCGCCCGCACGAACATTGCGCGCGTCAAGCGTTTACCGAACACGGCCCATTGGCTTTTTTACCGCTGCACCAGCCGGACTTGTGTTCCATCGTGTGGTCGGTGCCGCCAGAGGTTGCCACTGAGATTAGCGCGCTAGACAACCCAGCATTCGCCAAAAAACTTACCGCAGCGTTCGACGCCACTTTAGGCGTGTGTGAGTTAGTCAGCCAGCCTACCGTTATTCCTCTCACTATGCGTTATGCACGGCAATGGTTAAAACCCCGTTTGGTGCTCATGGGCGATGCCGCACACACCATTCATCCGCTCGCAGGGCAGGGGGTGAATCTGGGCTTTGGTGATGCACAAGCATGGGCAGAGCAATTACAAGCATTGGCGAATCGCTCGAATCAAGACGAAGTGCTCGACTTGGGTGATGTGAACCATTGGCGTGGTTACGAGCGCGCCCGTAAAGCCGCAGCCATGGAAATGATTGCCGGGATGGACGCCATTAAATTTACCTTTTCAGCGCATCCGGCACCGTTAAAAACACTCATTGGTTTAGGCATGAACTTGGTGGACAAAGCGCCCGTCATTAAAACCCAACTGATCAAAAAAGCCATGGGGCTAGTATAA
- a CDS encoding cell division protein ZapA yields the protein MRMTNEEFEIKLLGRKFTMRCAEEETHDLREAAAILEQKLEQLCGERSQHNIEQIALLAALNLSHDLLLEQRRSEAYIKSMDSRIKTLQATVERALNKPRTMVDNG from the coding sequence ATGAGGATGACCAACGAAGAGTTTGAAATTAAGTTGCTTGGGCGTAAGTTCACCATGCGCTGTGCCGAAGAAGAAACTCACGATTTAAGAGAAGCTGCGGCCATTTTAGAGCAAAAACTTGAACAACTCTGTGGCGAGCGCTCTCAACACAATATTGAGCAAATTGCGTTGCTCGCTGCTTTAAATTTGAGCCATGACTTGTTGTTGGAACAACGCCGAAGCGAGGCTTATATTAAGTCAATGGATAGTCGAATCAAAACCTTACAGGCCACAGTTGAACGCGCACTGAACAAGCCTCGGACAATGGTTGA
- the gcvH gene encoding glycine cleavage system protein GcvH gives MSSIPAELKYTASHEWIRKEEDGTYTIGITEHAQELLGDMVYVELPEVGEEVSAGDDIAVAESVKAASDVYSPLSGEIMAVNESLDDSPELVNSDAFGDGWFFRIKPTDLAELDDVLDADAYQEVIDDE, from the coding sequence ATGAGTAGCATTCCTGCAGAGCTGAAATACACCGCTTCTCACGAGTGGATTCGCAAAGAAGAAGACGGCACATACACCATTGGCATTACCGAACATGCACAAGAGTTGCTCGGTGATATGGTTTACGTTGAATTGCCTGAAGTGGGCGAAGAAGTCAGCGCTGGTGACGACATTGCCGTTGCCGAGTCAGTGAAAGCTGCTTCGGATGTTTACTCACCGTTGTCGGGTGAAATCATGGCTGTAAACGAAAGCTTGGACGATTCTCCAGAGCTTGTGAACAGCGATGCCTTCGGTGACGGGTGGTTCTTCCGCATTAAGCCAACTGATTTAGCTGAGCTTGATGACGTCCTTGATGCCGACGCATACCAAGAAGTAATCGACGACGAATAA
- the ubiH gene encoding 2-octaprenyl-6-methoxyphenyl hydroxylase, with protein sequence MSDSQPNTHFDLIIAGGGLAGLSLAHALQKAHNWRIAIVESHQPTPEQPANFDERVFALSAMTVRILKTLGLWNNMHEQGAAIGHIHVSDQGSYGKVRLYAEQHGLAEFGQVLPARILGRCLQDAVAELDLTWFRPNKISATSIDSRTQLRTVTLESGDTLTTQLLVVAEGANSDTCKMLNVSAREHDYGHVAVIANVQTDEPHNNWAIERFTPSGPLALLPMPDNRRALVWTHEPQKAAELLAMSDDEFSQQLQHAMGYQCGLIERVGTRNSYPLKLRLVEQSVFPRAVVLGNAAHALHPIAGQGFNLGIRDVMELAMQLSKTRHEHPEQRGDVGNFNVLNAYQQARLSDQVGVAESTHVLALVFSNDIAPLQLGRSAALSAMAHLAPARNWLVQKAMGLSSLSQSPEEWLREQR encoded by the coding sequence ATGTCAGACTCGCAGCCCAATACTCACTTTGACCTCATCATTGCAGGTGGCGGTTTAGCGGGTTTGAGTTTGGCTCATGCGCTTCAAAAAGCCCACAACTGGCGAATAGCCATTGTTGAAAGTCACCAGCCAACACCTGAACAACCGGCTAATTTTGATGAGCGTGTATTCGCCTTGTCAGCCATGACGGTGCGAATTCTCAAAACCTTAGGGCTTTGGAATAACATGCATGAACAAGGCGCAGCCATTGGCCATATTCATGTGTCTGATCAAGGCAGTTATGGCAAAGTCCGGTTGTATGCCGAACAGCATGGGTTGGCTGAGTTTGGACAGGTGTTACCGGCTCGAATTTTAGGCCGATGTTTGCAAGATGCCGTGGCCGAATTAGATTTAACTTGGTTTCGGCCCAACAAAATCAGCGCCACATCCATCGACTCCCGCACCCAATTAAGAACCGTCACGCTGGAATCTGGAGACACCCTCACGACCCAACTACTGGTCGTGGCAGAAGGCGCAAATTCAGATACCTGCAAGATGCTGAATGTGAGTGCCCGCGAGCATGATTACGGCCATGTGGCGGTGATCGCCAATGTACAAACCGACGAACCGCACAACAACTGGGCCATTGAACGCTTTACGCCGTCTGGACCACTGGCATTGTTGCCCATGCCAGATAATCGTCGTGCCTTAGTTTGGACGCACGAGCCACAAAAAGCGGCCGAATTGTTGGCCATGTCGGATGATGAATTTAGCCAGCAACTGCAACATGCCATGGGCTATCAATGCGGGCTTATTGAGCGGGTAGGCACGCGCAATAGCTATCCACTGAAATTACGGCTGGTGGAGCAATCTGTGTTTCCACGCGCCGTCGTGTTAGGCAACGCGGCACATGCGCTGCACCCCATCGCAGGGCAAGGTTTTAATTTGGGCATTCGAGATGTCATGGAACTGGCCATGCAATTGAGCAAAACACGGCACGAGCACCCAGAACAACGTGGCGACGTAGGCAACTTTAACGTACTTAACGCTTACCAACAGGCGCGCTTGAGCGATCAAGTGGGTGTGGCCGAATCAACACACGTATTGGCGCTTGTGTTCTCAAACGACATAGCGCCCTTGCAACTTGGCCGCAGCGCCGCACTCAGTGCCATGGCGCACCTTGCTCCGGCTCGTAATTGGCTGGTTCAAAAAGCAATGGGCCTGTCGTCACTATCACAATCTCCAGAGGAATGGCTTCGTGAACAGCGTTGA
- the gcvT gene encoding glycine cleavage system aminomethyltransferase GcvT, with product MAQQTSLHPQHLECNAKMVDFHGWDMPLHYGSQLEEHHVVRQDAGMFDVSHMTIVDVKGPQAQAYLQRLLANDVAKLKVKGKALYSGMLNEQGGVIDDLIVYFFTEDDYRVVVNSATREKDLNWMQKIAADFDTTLTERDDLAMIAVQGPNAKAKAAEVFSAEQNAAIDGMKVFFGIQADDLFIATTGYTGEAGYEIIVPTDKAGTLWNALLAAGVKPAGLGARDTLRLEAGMNLYGQDMDETISPLAANMGWTIAWEPASRDFVGRSVLEQQRAEGTDVLVGLIMEQKGVLRAGQAVRLGDDQDACGVITSGTFSPTLGYSVAMARVPANTGDTVQVEMRKKWVTVKQVKPVFVRNGKAV from the coding sequence ATGGCACAACAAACTTCCCTGCACCCGCAGCACCTAGAATGCAACGCAAAAATGGTCGACTTTCACGGTTGGGACATGCCACTGCATTATGGCTCTCAGCTTGAAGAACACCATGTTGTGCGTCAAGACGCAGGAATGTTTGACGTGTCTCACATGACCATTGTCGATGTGAAAGGGCCACAGGCTCAAGCCTACCTCCAACGTTTACTCGCCAACGACGTCGCCAAGCTCAAAGTAAAAGGCAAAGCCCTCTATTCAGGTATGTTGAATGAACAAGGCGGCGTGATTGACGACCTTATCGTCTACTTCTTTACTGAAGATGACTACCGCGTGGTTGTAAACTCCGCCACCCGTGAAAAAGATTTAAATTGGATGCAGAAAATTGCCGCCGATTTTGACACCACTCTCACTGAGCGTGACGATCTGGCCATGATTGCCGTTCAAGGCCCCAACGCCAAAGCAAAAGCCGCTGAAGTGTTCAGTGCCGAGCAAAATGCTGCCATTGACGGCATGAAGGTGTTTTTTGGTATACAGGCCGACGACTTATTCATTGCCACCACAGGCTACACCGGCGAAGCCGGTTACGAAATTATCGTTCCTACCGACAAAGCCGGAACACTGTGGAATGCATTATTGGCTGCTGGCGTTAAACCTGCTGGGTTGGGCGCGCGTGACACCTTGAGGTTAGAAGCGGGCATGAATTTATACGGCCAAGATATGGACGAAACAATTTCGCCACTCGCCGCCAATATGGGCTGGACTATTGCATGGGAACCCGCCTCGCGTGATTTTGTTGGCCGCTCAGTATTAGAGCAGCAACGCGCAGAGGGCACCGACGTATTGGTCGGCCTCATCATGGAACAAAAAGGCGTGCTTCGTGCAGGCCAAGCCGTGCGTTTAGGCGACGATCAAGACGCCTGCGGTGTGATCACCAGCGGCACTTTCTCTCCCACCTTGGGCTACTCGGTTGCAATGGCTCGCGTGCCAGCCAATACCGGTGACACAGTTCAAGTGGAAATGCGCAAAAAGTGGGTTACAGTAAAACAGGTTAAACCCGTATTCGTGCGTAATGGCAAAGCTGTTTAA
- a CDS encoding UPF0149 family protein: MYQAPSLFEALTEALNSKSLLTDAAEVHGIIVGQLSGGLAHEDESWRASLVDLVNNGEALPVEVMRLVDDMRNVTLENLMDDQLGFRLLLPDDSAPFEEQIVATTQWVQGFLAGFSIAQPQLKDASEDLQECIRDLSEIALLDVPEDPDEESDIALNELHEYIRIAAMMAFAEFGLPPNKAPEKPALH, encoded by the coding sequence ATGTACCAGGCTCCTAGTTTATTTGAGGCGTTAACAGAAGCCCTCAATAGCAAATCTTTATTGACTGACGCCGCTGAAGTTCACGGCATTATTGTGGGTCAGTTGAGCGGTGGTTTAGCGCACGAAGATGAATCGTGGCGTGCCAGCTTGGTGGACCTTGTCAACAACGGTGAAGCATTGCCCGTTGAAGTGATGCGCCTTGTGGACGACATGCGTAACGTGACGCTTGAAAATTTAATGGACGATCAACTCGGGTTTCGTTTATTGCTCCCCGACGATAGCGCGCCTTTTGAAGAGCAAATTGTAGCCACAACACAATGGGTTCAGGGTTTTTTAGCGGGCTTTTCTATTGCTCAACCTCAACTCAAAGATGCCAGCGAAGACTTGCAAGAATGCATTCGTGATTTGAGTGAAATTGCCTTATTAGATGTGCCAGAAGATCCCGACGAAGAATCTGATATTGCCTTAAACGAGCTGCATGAATACATCCGTATTGCCGCCATGATGGCGTTTGCCGAATTTGGTTTGCCGCCGAACAAAGCCCCTGAAAAACCAGCGCTTCACTAA
- the pepP gene encoding Xaa-Pro aminopeptidase translates to MKSLPIDVYAQRRQRLLSQMGEHSIAILPAAQELTRSRDTEYAFRQDSYFYYLSGFNEPDAWLVLKPATATEVEQSILFCRDKDRFAEIWQGRRLGAENAVQQLAVDHAYALSEMPEKLRELVSGTQTLWYAQGTYPACDERISALLNELRNNPKKGLAAPTQQHDIRVLLDEMRLIKDAAELDVMRQAGEISAQAHCRAMQSSHAGVGEYQLEAEIHYHFARNGARFPAYSSIVGGGANACILHYTENQDAIANDELVLIDAGCELAGYAADITRTFPVNGVFTEPQRQLYQLVLDAQYAAFKQVKPGSNFHAVNQAAIAVIVKGLVDLGILSGDINTLIEQNAQRAYFMHGIGHWLGLDVHDVGDYQRIDGRQTRAFEPGMVLTIEPGIYIDDTADVDPKWHNIGIRIEDNLLITENGYENFTAQVPKEIADIESLMANAHAAAETEI, encoded by the coding sequence ATGAAATCTTTGCCGATCGATGTTTACGCACAGCGCCGCCAGCGCCTATTGTCACAAATGGGCGAGCATAGCATTGCAATTTTACCCGCAGCCCAAGAGCTGACTCGCAGTCGCGATACTGAATACGCGTTTCGCCAAGACAGCTATTTCTACTATCTCTCAGGGTTCAACGAGCCCGATGCATGGTTGGTGTTAAAACCAGCTACAGCCACCGAAGTTGAGCAAAGTATTCTATTTTGTCGTGATAAAGACCGCTTCGCTGAAATTTGGCAAGGGCGTCGCTTAGGAGCCGAAAATGCAGTGCAGCAGCTGGCTGTAGACCACGCTTATGCTCTGTCTGAAATGCCTGAAAAATTGCGTGAACTTGTCAGTGGTACGCAAACTTTGTGGTATGCCCAAGGCACTTATCCAGCCTGTGATGAGCGCATTTCAGCATTGTTGAATGAGTTGCGAAACAATCCGAAAAAAGGCTTGGCTGCCCCCACGCAACAGCACGATATTCGCGTTTTGCTCGACGAAATGCGACTTATCAAAGACGCCGCAGAACTAGATGTGATGCGCCAAGCTGGCGAAATATCAGCACAAGCCCATTGCCGTGCCATGCAAAGCAGCCATGCAGGTGTAGGCGAGTATCAACTCGAAGCTGAAATTCATTATCACTTTGCGCGCAATGGCGCTCGCTTCCCCGCCTATAGTTCAATTGTGGGGGGCGGTGCCAATGCTTGTATCTTACATTACACCGAAAACCAAGACGCCATTGCCAATGACGAATTAGTGCTCATCGACGCGGGCTGCGAATTGGCAGGCTATGCCGCTGATATTACCCGCACGTTCCCGGTGAATGGTGTTTTTACAGAACCCCAACGCCAGCTCTATCAATTGGTGTTAGACGCACAATACGCTGCGTTTAAGCAGGTTAAACCCGGCAGTAACTTTCACGCTGTCAATCAAGCGGCAATTGCCGTCATTGTTAAAGGCTTAGTGGACCTTGGTATCTTATCCGGTGATATCAACACACTCATTGAACAAAATGCCCAACGTGCGTACTTCATGCACGGCATTGGTCATTGGTTGGGGCTAGATGTACACGACGTAGGCGACTACCAACGGATTGACGGCCGCCAAACCCGCGCCTTTGAACCCGGAATGGTGCTCACCATTGAGCCGGGCATCTACATTGATGACACCGCTGATGTTGATCCTAAATGGCACAATATCGGTATTCGTATAGAAGACAACTTACTCATTACTGAAAATGGCTACGAGAACTTCACAGCACAAGTTCCCAAAGAAATAGCCGATATTGAATCGCTCATGGCGAACGCGCATGCCGCTGCTGAAACAGAAATTTAA